The following proteins are co-located in the Bdellovibrio sp. ArHS genome:
- a CDS encoding DUF4430 domain-containing protein: MKKSIFALLLLASSYSQAVTWEVYGPCDNQPVHQGKVDVDLKKSVGEISVAIFEVNKIPFVGGPEGMSSIINTPMGLESLEIVSNTVMRAYGWCFAVNGTTPNKMPNVLNLRSQDDKIVWYYAYTTNKENVWQDDMCSPAYWVQADQFCKSK, translated from the coding sequence ATGAAAAAATCTATCTTTGCACTTCTGCTATTAGCCTCTTCTTACTCTCAAGCAGTTACTTGGGAAGTCTATGGTCCTTGTGACAACCAACCAGTTCATCAAGGTAAGGTCGATGTTGATTTAAAAAAATCCGTTGGCGAAATCTCAGTGGCGATTTTTGAGGTTAACAAAATTCCATTCGTGGGTGGGCCCGAAGGAATGAGTTCGATCATTAACACGCCGATGGGATTGGAATCTCTTGAAATAGTTTCGAATACCGTTATGCGTGCTTATGGCTGGTGTTTTGCTGTGAATGGAACTACGCCTAATAAAATGCCGAACGTGCTTAATCTAAGAAGCCAGGATGATAAAATTGTTTGGTATTATGCGTATACGACAAACAAAGAAAACGTGTGGCAAGATGATATGTGTTCGCCCGCGTACTGGGTTCAAGCAGATCAATTCTGTAAATCGAAATAA
- a CDS encoding DUF3015 family protein, which produces MKKLILSAIFLLGANAWAAGDAGCGLGSVIIQKNSKLLQLFAMTTNSVLLTQPLGITSGTSGCSSRGLVMADKEVQYFVEVNQEELSREMAQGHGEKLATLAQMKGCQNEASQKAFGSFAQNSYERIIPAANTSATDLVHNLNRELATQSDLNKMCHGS; this is translated from the coding sequence ATGAAAAAGCTTATTTTGTCGGCCATTTTTCTATTGGGTGCAAATGCTTGGGCGGCAGGTGATGCCGGTTGCGGTTTAGGCAGTGTTATTATTCAAAAAAACTCAAAACTTTTACAACTTTTCGCGATGACCACAAATAGTGTCCTTCTAACTCAACCCCTCGGCATCACTTCTGGAACTTCCGGATGTTCTTCACGTGGATTGGTTATGGCTGACAAAGAAGTTCAGTATTTCGTGGAAGTGAATCAGGAAGAGCTTTCTCGCGAAATGGCGCAAGGTCATGGTGAAAAGCTTGCGACCTTGGCCCAAATGAAGGGCTGCCAGAACGAAGCTTCACAAAAAGCCTTCGGTTCTTTTGCGCAAAACTCTTACGAAAGAATCATCCCAGCCGCCAATACGTCAGCGACGGACCTCGTTCACAACTTAAACAGAGAGCTTGCGACACAAAGCGATTTAAATAAAATGTGTCATGGTTCTTAA
- the trxA gene encoding thioredoxin, whose translation MAVMVMTKDNIRETVENNQLVIIDFWATWCGPCRRFAPIFEAVALKHPDVIFAKVDTDAEQELAAQFEIKSIPTLAVIKEGDIIFVQPGALPEEVLEQVVEKSKEIDMEEVRKQNS comes from the coding sequence ATGGCAGTGATGGTAATGACTAAAGACAATATCAGAGAAACAGTGGAAAATAATCAACTGGTGATCATCGACTTCTGGGCGACATGGTGCGGACCTTGTCGACGATTTGCTCCGATTTTTGAAGCGGTGGCTTTAAAACATCCCGATGTCATTTTTGCGAAGGTGGACACCGATGCGGAACAAGAATTGGCGGCCCAATTTGAAATCAAGTCCATCCCCACGTTGGCGGTGATCAAAGAGGGTGACATTATTTTTGTGCAACCTGGAGCTTTGCCAGAGGAAGTTCTGGAGCAGGTTGTGGAAAAATCCAAAGAAATTGATATGGAAGAAGTCCGTAAGCAAAATTCTTAG
- a CDS encoding DUF4105 domain-containing protein has translation MVLNLVLGILLLAPLSAWGFSLQEVAALQQQASEKTLWQDPQWLRLGHYRDTFSGPKSPIKGSFFLSEDGSTNPKSELLKTIEVFFSSKDNALQNQCRYLARLSWLKRILEIDEMLLVACPEKDLWKRQLGAEELYLVFAASDLNSAGSSFGHTFLRAHNPKNTKELELLDYGINFAAITGEESGALYALKGLFGFYPGAYSMLPYYQKIREYTNLEGRNLWEYKLALSPQEVSFLIDHLLELDGSYSDYYFLSDNCSQQILELIEVAKPQLRLSSQFHDATIPLDTVKVLLKNSMLADERLRMSLQAEWRTRYTALDRSERRALKEIVKTHHKQTLEKLNSEEKAHVLEASLSYLAIQEYRDQKDLKNEKYALSVARARLGKVTDPLVIPKPESPLLSSDSMGYYFGIGQFDQNSFYRFKFRRAFHDLLANDSGLSPFSHLEILSFDFRYFPEFANTDLYEAVLLKTFSTAPINTLDTPVSWRLELGTLPKMAPYLNFGAGFSFDFPVLSATRLTLLGISENSHLAETARPHLGVETLFMTKTRQWRALLSVKYLHETSMGHSFFEYKTGLATDLANIEFRFETKTRDDVPEFLASVIF, from the coding sequence ATGGTTCTTAATTTAGTTCTTGGGATTTTACTATTAGCCCCACTCTCCGCGTGGGGCTTTTCATTGCAAGAAGTCGCCGCCCTTCAACAGCAGGCTTCGGAAAAGACGCTCTGGCAAGATCCGCAATGGCTTCGCCTGGGGCACTATCGTGATACATTCTCTGGCCCCAAGTCCCCCATAAAAGGGTCCTTCTTTTTAAGTGAAGACGGTTCTACCAATCCAAAAAGTGAACTTTTAAAGACCATCGAGGTCTTCTTCTCCTCGAAAGACAACGCACTTCAGAATCAATGCCGTTACTTAGCAAGGCTTTCCTGGCTAAAAAGAATTTTAGAAATAGACGAAATGCTTTTGGTTGCTTGTCCCGAAAAAGACCTTTGGAAAAGGCAGTTGGGTGCAGAAGAACTTTATCTGGTTTTTGCGGCCAGCGATTTGAACAGTGCGGGTTCCAGCTTCGGGCACACATTTTTACGCGCGCATAATCCGAAGAACACAAAAGAACTGGAGCTTCTGGACTACGGCATCAACTTCGCGGCCATCACCGGCGAAGAAAGTGGCGCTTTGTATGCCCTCAAGGGTCTGTTCGGATTTTACCCCGGCGCTTACTCGATGCTCCCCTACTATCAAAAAATACGCGAGTACACAAACTTAGAGGGCCGCAATCTTTGGGAGTACAAACTTGCGCTGTCACCGCAGGAAGTGTCCTTTTTAATTGACCATCTCTTAGAGCTTGATGGCAGCTATTCTGACTACTATTTTCTGAGTGACAACTGTTCACAGCAAATCTTGGAACTGATCGAGGTTGCAAAACCTCAGTTGCGACTTTCTTCCCAGTTTCATGATGCGACCATTCCCTTGGACACAGTGAAGGTGCTTCTGAAGAACAGCATGCTCGCTGACGAACGTCTACGAATGTCTTTACAAGCTGAATGGCGAACTCGCTATACAGCTTTGGATAGAAGCGAACGTCGGGCGCTTAAAGAAATCGTGAAAACCCACCACAAACAAACTCTTGAGAAATTAAATAGCGAGGAAAAGGCGCATGTTCTAGAAGCCTCTTTGAGCTACCTTGCAATTCAAGAGTATCGAGATCAAAAGGATCTGAAAAATGAGAAGTATGCTCTTTCGGTGGCGCGGGCGCGCCTGGGGAAAGTGACCGACCCTTTAGTGATTCCTAAGCCAGAGTCTCCTCTTCTTAGCTCAGATTCGATGGGTTATTACTTTGGCATTGGCCAGTTCGACCAAAACTCCTTTTATCGTTTTAAATTCCGTCGCGCATTTCACGATCTTCTTGCCAACGATAGCGGCCTGTCTCCGTTTTCACATTTAGAAATTTTAAGTTTTGATTTTCGCTATTTTCCTGAATTTGCAAACACGGATCTTTACGAAGCCGTTTTGCTAAAAACCTTTTCGACGGCGCCGATAAACACCCTGGACACCCCCGTCTCGTGGCGGCTAGAGCTGGGAACGCTTCCAAAAATGGCTCCTTATTTAAATTTTGGCGCAGGATTTAGCTTCGATTTTCCAGTTCTTTCAGCCACTAGGCTGACTTTGTTAGGGATTTCGGAAAACAGTCATTTGGCCGAAACAGCTCGTCCTCATCTGGGCGTTGAGACTTTGTTCATGACGAAGACTCGGCAATGGCGCGCTCTGCTTTCAGTAAAATATCTTCATGAAACTTCTATGGGGCATTCTTTTTTTGAGTATAAAACGGGACTTGCCACGGATCTCGCAAACATCGAGTTCCGCTTTGAAACAAAGACCCGAGACGATGTTCCTGAATTTCTGGCCTCTGTCATCTTCTAG
- a CDS encoding glutamine-synthetase adenylyltransferase, producing the protein MSNFPLEEQLRRERNEIWSRFALASKNNSETAQKICHEWSAAADHLLKSAFNHCFQNQKIALFAFGKLGSMELNLSSDVDVLLVAENENEISLAALRKFQKILTERTFQGFVFRVDFDLRPGGKQGPMIPTLDQFKDYYGNYGETWERLAFVRLRSICGDASVESEVLNFAKKFSFRKHLDFTLLEDLKTLRSKIQTHYWARTSSDVIDLKLGVGGIRDVELFTHALQVIHGGKDPSLQVRGTSEALELLNKKQLLPQSDVDFLNSHYWNLRMIENYVQAQNDEQTHLINTQGTHPDFVQKSLQTLPSEMKRCDQIVKGLLGEAPQEISLEEELKKVGLPENEIQELWQEILRQEVLSRNKNRDELSRKAFLAAFLETLQEQKGDVYRGLFLLKDFIHGTRAKATFFSLLLREKELLQELAWLFGHSPYLSRILCNRPELLDSFVYRVQDKLSEDLGTLLEELAEKKLLSEVINGSQYLEDKDLVVLLRNLTSTADLVVETLLNALKRDHPSDIGILALGKWGGKELGFRSDLDFVFVVSDEPTENDFKVAKRFITRLTEPHRGGNIYSVDMRLRPSGKAGPIVIPRKDLESYLSAEAPAWERQAYLKGRYIGKDGPAPFHSYIQRGLTEADTTELEKIRTQLKVASPANLKYSEGGLVDIELAAQAFVLFHKIAPAESNTQSFIASMGAKGHVLQQNYDRLRQIEQMLQLVASESVVELQANHQSFQALALALQISPDELQLEVSHLLETNIAVLKELDPRRLPH; encoded by the coding sequence TTGAGTAACTTTCCTTTAGAGGAACAATTAAGACGGGAGCGAAACGAGATCTGGTCTCGCTTCGCCCTGGCTTCAAAAAACAACTCAGAAACCGCGCAGAAAATCTGTCATGAGTGGAGCGCGGCCGCTGATCACCTTCTAAAATCCGCATTTAATCATTGTTTTCAAAACCAAAAGATCGCGTTATTCGCGTTCGGCAAGTTGGGCTCGATGGAGCTTAATTTAAGTTCGGATGTGGACGTTTTGTTGGTGGCGGAAAACGAAAATGAAATTTCTTTGGCGGCCTTACGAAAGTTTCAAAAAATTCTGACGGAAAGAACTTTCCAGGGATTTGTCTTTCGTGTCGATTTTGATTTGCGCCCCGGTGGCAAACAAGGGCCAATGATCCCCACCCTGGATCAATTCAAAGATTATTATGGAAATTACGGGGAAACCTGGGAACGCCTGGCTTTCGTGCGTTTGCGTTCTATTTGCGGTGACGCGAGTGTTGAAAGCGAAGTTTTAAATTTCGCGAAAAAGTTCTCGTTTCGCAAACACTTGGATTTCACTTTACTAGAAGATTTAAAAACCCTGCGCTCGAAAATTCAAACCCATTATTGGGCGCGCACTTCTTCTGATGTGATTGATCTGAAATTGGGCGTCGGTGGCATTCGCGACGTCGAACTTTTCACCCACGCTCTTCAGGTTATCCACGGTGGAAAAGACCCTTCGTTGCAGGTGCGAGGCACTTCTGAAGCCCTAGAGTTGCTAAACAAAAAACAGCTTCTGCCCCAAAGCGACGTCGACTTCCTCAATTCCCACTATTGGAATTTGCGGATGATAGAAAACTATGTGCAAGCTCAGAACGACGAACAGACCCATCTGATCAACACTCAAGGTACTCATCCCGACTTCGTTCAAAAATCTCTTCAGACTTTGCCATCAGAAATGAAGCGCTGTGATCAAATTGTTAAAGGTCTTCTGGGCGAGGCGCCACAAGAAATTTCACTGGAAGAAGAGCTGAAAAAAGTCGGCCTTCCGGAAAACGAAATCCAGGAACTCTGGCAGGAAATTCTAAGACAAGAAGTTCTTTCCAGAAACAAGAATCGTGATGAATTGTCCCGCAAAGCATTCCTAGCCGCGTTCCTAGAGACCTTACAAGAACAAAAGGGTGACGTCTATCGCGGCTTGTTTTTGCTGAAGGACTTTATTCACGGAACCCGCGCGAAGGCGACATTCTTTTCGCTGCTATTAAGAGAAAAAGAACTGTTGCAAGAACTGGCTTGGCTGTTTGGTCATTCTCCTTACCTTTCGCGCATTCTTTGCAATCGTCCCGAACTCTTGGACAGTTTCGTTTATCGCGTCCAAGACAAGCTCTCTGAAGATTTAGGTACTTTGCTTGAAGAACTGGCGGAAAAAAAACTGCTGTCTGAAGTGATCAACGGCAGTCAATATTTGGAAGACAAAGATCTTGTGGTTCTTTTAAGAAATCTGACCTCTACCGCCGATTTGGTGGTCGAAACTCTTTTAAATGCCTTAAAACGCGATCATCCCAGTGATATCGGAATCCTGGCTTTGGGCAAATGGGGCGGAAAAGAGTTGGGATTCAGATCCGATTTAGACTTCGTCTTTGTGGTTTCCGATGAACCCACTGAAAATGATTTTAAAGTGGCTAAACGATTTATCACTCGACTGACGGAGCCTCACCGCGGCGGTAACATTTATTCCGTCGATATGCGACTGCGCCCTTCCGGCAAGGCCGGGCCGATTGTAATTCCTCGCAAGGATTTAGAGTCTTACCTGAGCGCCGAAGCCCCGGCCTGGGAACGACAAGCTTACTTAAAAGGTCGTTATATCGGAAAAGACGGACCCGCGCCTTTTCATTCCTACATTCAGCGCGGCCTGACCGAGGCGGATACTACCGAGCTTGAAAAAATCCGCACACAATTGAAAGTCGCTTCTCCGGCAAACTTAAAATATAGCGAAGGCGGATTGGTCGATATTGAACTTGCGGCACAGGCCTTTGTCCTTTTTCACAAAATCGCCCCGGCAGAGTCCAACACACAGAGTTTTATTGCGTCCATGGGAGCAAAAGGTCATGTTCTTCAACAGAATTATGATCGACTGCGTCAGATTGAGCAGATGCTTCAGCTGGTCGCGTCAGAATCAGTCGTAGAACTGCAAGCAAATCACCAGTCGTTTCAAGCTCTTGCCTTAGCGCTTCAAATCTCTCCTGATGAATTACAGCTGGAAGTTTCCCATCTCTTAGAGACCAATATTGCAGTCCTGAAGGAACTTGACCCCCGCCGACTGCCTCACTAA
- a CDS encoding peptidylprolyl isomerase, whose translation MFALFETTKGNFKVKLLSDKAPKTVENFVGLAEGTKEWTDPKTGSKVKKPFYDGLTFHRVIKDFMIQGGCPLGTGTGGPGYRFEDEFTPGQQKHDKPGILSMANAGPNTNGSQFFVTTVPTPWLDGRHTVFGEVVEGMDVVHSIENSKTGPMDRPVEAVVIKHVKIVK comes from the coding sequence ATGTTCGCACTATTTGAAACAACTAAAGGGAACTTTAAAGTTAAGCTTTTGAGCGATAAAGCACCTAAGACAGTTGAAAACTTCGTAGGTTTGGCTGAAGGCACGAAAGAGTGGACGGACCCTAAAACTGGCAGCAAAGTTAAAAAGCCATTTTATGACGGTTTGACATTCCACCGCGTAATCAAAGATTTCATGATTCAAGGTGGTTGCCCACTTGGCACTGGAACTGGCGGCCCCGGCTACCGTTTTGAAGACGAATTCACTCCTGGTCAGCAAAAGCACGATAAGCCCGGCATTCTTTCTATGGCTAATGCAGGTCCAAACACGAATGGCTCACAGTTCTTCGTAACAACTGTTCCAACTCCTTGGTTGGATGGCCGTCACACTGTTTTCGGCGAAGTTGTTGAGGGCATGGACGTTGTTCACTCTATCGAAAACTCTAAAACAGGTCCGATGGATCGCCCGGTTGAAGCCGTTGTTATTAAGCACGTTAAAATCGTAAAATAG